CCGAGATGTTGGTCGATCTCAGAACCAGTGCTGCAAAGTGGGCTGATTACTTACCGAGAAGCTTCTTGATCTTCTTCTCGTCGGACTTGGCGACGACGACGTCCGGAACGAGGCGACGGGTGGCCGTCTTGCTGCGCTCCTGGAACTTGTGCACGTGGCGGGCGCGCTGGCGCATCACCTTGCCGGAGCCCGTCACGCGGAAGCGCTTCTTGGCACCACTGTGGGTCTTCATCTTCGGCATGAGCCGATCTCCTTCATATCGCTGTCCCGGCGCGTGGGCACCGGTCGTCTGGCATCGAGGCCCGCAGGACTCGAAGTTTTCGGTCGTGTTACTGAGCAGCCGTTTCGGTCTCAGGCGTGGCCTCGGCGGCGGCAGCACCCGAGTCGGACGACGGCGCACCGGCGGCTTTCTCCTCGGCAGCCTGCTCGCGACGGCGACGACCCTCGGCGCGGGCCTCGGCCTTCTTGCGGGTCGGGCCGAGCACCATGATCATGTTGCGGCCGTCCTGCTTGGGCGAGCTCTCGACGAAGCCGAGTTCACCGATGTCCTCTGCGACGCGTTGCAGCAGGCGGAAGCCCAGCTCGGGACGCGACTGCTCACGCCCGCGCAACCAGATCGTCACCTTCACCTTGTCGCCGGCCTTGAGGAAGCGCTCGATGTGACCGAGCTTGGTGGAGTAGTCGTGCGGGTCGATCTTCGGACGGAGCTTGATCTCCTTGATGACCGTGTTGACCTGGTTCTTGCGGGCCTCACGCGCCTTCAGGGCAGCTTCGTACTTGAACTTGCCGTAATCCATGAGCTTGGCCACGGGAGGCTTCGCTTCCGCGGCCACCTCGACGAGATCGAGGTCTGCTTCGGCAGCCAGTCGCAATGCGTCCTCGACTCGGACGATTCCGACCTGCTCACCGTTGGGGCCGACCAGCCGCACTTCCGGAACCCGGATGCGGTCATTGATTCGTGGCTCGACGCTGATGTCTACTCCTTGTGTCTACGTTCAATGCTCCGTGCGGAGACAAAGAAAGGCTCCTCGTCACCGAAGTGCACGAGGAGCCAACGCCAGACAACGGAGCGATACTCACGGCGAAATGCCGCGGGTGGGACGATCGAAACCGTCCACTCCGGTACCGGGACCCGGCGACATGCCTGTCGACTCGGGTGGAAGCGTCGCTTCTCTTGCACACTCATACGGCAAACGCATGAGTCGGTGCTACAAGGCTACCAGTGAAGCCCGCGGCGCCGAAATCGTCGCTCGTTCGATCGGGCGGTCAGGCGGCCAAAGCCACTTGGCTGCGACGACGGCGGACCACGAGCACGGACGCCGCGCCCACGCAGGCGATGAGCAGACCGGCCAGGCACACCAGCACGATCGCGCTCTGGTGCCCCCGGGAGTCGATGACCAGACCGGCGAGCGGTGCCGCCATCGCCGATCCGGCGGTCATGCATGATCCGTGCCAACCCATCGCCTCGCCGCGGGCCACGGCGGGCACGACCCGGCTGACTGCTTCGACGGACGCGGTGATCGTCGGCGCGCACAGCAGCCCGGCCAGCAACGCGAGAGCAGCGACGGTCACCGCGGAGTCTGCGAGCGCCATGGGCAGGGTGACCAGCGCCAGACCGCTGAGCAGCAGGTACGGCGAGAGGCCGCGGGACAGTGCGCCGTAGACGAGACCGCCGACGATCGAACCTATCCCCCACCCGGCGAACACGAGTCCGAGCGATCCGGACTGCCCCCACTCGCGCAGGCCGGCGACGACGGAGACCTCACTGCCGACCAGGACGAGCGTCGAGGCGGCGGCGGCCAGGCACAGGCCGATGAATGCCGGCCGGAACCATGCCGATCGCGGGACGTCGATGACCTCGCCGGCCCCGGCGGTCTCCTCGCGCAGGCGCGGGTCGAGGATCCACAACACGATTCCGCCGAGGACGCCGAGCATCTGCAGGACGAAGAGGGTCGGTGCGGTGCCCCACTGGCTCCCCGCCCACACGGCGACGGCCGGCCCGGACATGTAGGCAAGTTCGACGCCCACGCCGTCCACCGACAACGCGGTGCGCCGTTCGTGCATCGGCACGGCAGCGATGACGCTCTGGCGCGCGATGGAGAAGATCGGGACGACGAAGAGACCGGCGACACCGGCAAGGATCAGCAGCGGCCAGTAGCCGACGAAAGGGGCTACGGCCCAACAGGATCCGTTGATCAGGATCGACGGGAGGACGACCTTGCGCAGACCGTGACGGTCGAGCAGGCGTCCACGCCAGGGGCCGCTGACGGCGATGGCCAAGGTGACCACGGCCGACACCAGGCCGGCTTCCCCCCAGGAACGACCCAGTTGCTCGACGACGTGCAGCATGAGCAACACCCCGGTGCCGAAGATCGGGATCCGCAGCAGGATTCCGAGCAGCAGCACACGACGTGCCGCCTGGTTGGCGAGCACGCTGCGGTAAGGGGTGATGGACATCCGGCCATTCTTCCAATTCGAAGTGTTCGAACACAAACGGTTTTCCGGTGAGTTCGATCACCGCCTCAAAGGATGCGGATCTCATGCACCTGCGAGTTGTCGCCGTCCAGCAGCC
This is a stretch of genomic DNA from Yimella lutea. It encodes these proteins:
- the rpmI gene encoding 50S ribosomal protein L35 encodes the protein MPKMKTHSGAKKRFRVTGSGKVMRQRARHVHKFQERSKTATRRLVPDVVVAKSDEKKIKKLLGK
- the infC gene encoding translation initiation factor IF-3 yields the protein MRLVGPNGEQVGIVRVEDALRLAAEADLDLVEVAAEAKPPVAKLMDYGKFKYEAALKAREARKNQVNTVIKEIKLRPKIDPHDYSTKLGHIERFLKAGDKVKVTIWLRGREQSRPELGFRLLQRVAEDIGELGFVESSPKQDGRNMIMVLGPTRKKAEARAEGRRRREQAAEEKAAGAPSSDSGAAAAEATPETETAAQ
- a CDS encoding MFS transporter, with protein sequence MSITPYRSVLANQAARRVLLLGILLRIPIFGTGVLLMLHVVEQLGRSWGEAGLVSAVVTLAIAVSGPWRGRLLDRHGLRKVVLPSILINGSCWAVAPFVGYWPLLILAGVAGLFVVPIFSIARQSVIAAVPMHERRTALSVDGVGVELAYMSGPAVAVWAGSQWGTAPTLFVLQMLGVLGGIVLWILDPRLREETAGAGEVIDVPRSAWFRPAFIGLCLAAAASTLVLVGSEVSVVAGLREWGQSGSLGLVFAGWGIGSIVGGLVYGALSRGLSPYLLLSGLALVTLPMALADSAVTVAALALLAGLLCAPTITASVEAVSRVVPAVARGEAMGWHGSCMTAGSAMAAPLAGLVIDSRGHQSAIVLVCLAGLLIACVGAASVLVVRRRRSQVALAA